A genomic stretch from Spongiibacter nanhainus includes:
- a CDS encoding SDR family oxidoreductase, producing MSRLPHSPLVLITGASQGIGAEIARQFAALETPLRLALLARNETGLAEVKAQCGGAEEVELYPCDASDDTAVASAMAALEKRQGPVSVLINNAGQWHCESVAEMAPSTFSRIVASNLHSTFLLCHHVVPMMQELGQGDIFNMVSTAGFEGYPGISAYCAAKHGVMGFSRALREELRGEDIRVCCVSPGATRSPSWDGVESVADQLMPTEDVARAFVQMYLMDRRVVTEEIVLRPIVGHVTS from the coding sequence ATGAGTCGCTTGCCCCATTCGCCCTTGGTCCTCATCACCGGTGCCTCTCAGGGCATCGGTGCCGAGATTGCCCGCCAGTTTGCCGCGCTGGAAACGCCGCTTCGATTGGCCTTGCTGGCCCGCAATGAAACTGGACTGGCCGAGGTCAAGGCGCAATGCGGTGGCGCTGAAGAGGTGGAGCTCTATCCCTGTGATGCCAGTGACGACACGGCGGTGGCTTCGGCGATGGCGGCGCTCGAAAAACGCCAGGGCCCGGTGTCGGTGCTGATCAATAACGCCGGGCAGTGGCACTGTGAGTCGGTGGCGGAGATGGCGCCCAGCACCTTTAGTCGTATCGTCGCCAGTAATCTTCACAGCACGTTTCTGCTTTGCCATCACGTGGTGCCGATGATGCAAGAGCTTGGGCAGGGAGATATTTTCAATATGGTGTCCACCGCCGGCTTTGAGGGCTACCCTGGCATCTCAGCATACTGCGCTGCCAAACACGGAGTGATGGGCTTTAGTCGGGCCTTGCGGGAAGAGCTGAGGGGCGAGGACATTCGAGTCTGCTGTGTGTCCCCCGGAGCAACGCGCTCACCGTCCTGGGATGGTGTGGAGAGTGTCGCCGACCAGCTTATGCCCACTGAAGATGTGGCGCGGGCCTTTGTGCAAATGTATCTGATGGACCGGCGGGTAGTGACTGAGGAAATTGTGCTGCGACCCATTGTTGGCCATGTCACCAGTTGA
- a CDS encoding protein YgfX produces MPSPRALHPNWRPSRCFLAGYAAAQLVAWLAVVASAMPIGLKLLCLLTLLWHGYWLRSRCLPLLTTSELRDLWWDGQRWCGQWPSGPAPLQWRGAVVRRWMVVLHFGSGLGRSASVTILPDQMSSEQFRALRLIAQHAGMSADRD; encoded by the coding sequence ATGCCTTCTCCAAGGGCACTGCACCCTAATTGGCGCCCCTCCCGCTGCTTCTTGGCGGGCTACGCTGCGGCTCAGCTTGTGGCCTGGCTGGCGGTTGTCGCCAGCGCAATGCCGATTGGGCTAAAGCTGCTGTGTCTGCTGACACTGCTTTGGCATGGATACTGGCTGCGATCCCGCTGCCTACCCTTACTCACCACCAGCGAGCTTAGAGACCTGTGGTGGGATGGCCAGCGCTGGTGCGGACAGTGGCCCAGTGGGCCGGCACCACTGCAGTGGCGGGGCGCTGTGGTGCGGCGCTGGATGGTGGTTTTGCACTTTGGCTCTGGTCTGGGTCGCTCTGCTTCCGTCACGATCCTTCCAGATCAGATGTCGTCTGAGCAGTTCAGAGCGCTGCGGCTGATAGCCCAGCACGCCGGGATGTCGGCAGATAGGGACTGA
- a CDS encoding SDR family NAD(P)-dependent oxidoreductase, which produces MKLNNKVIAVTGAASGIGRCLVSNLLAEGAKVAASDVDLQGLEGLRPLAPESDLMLSELDVSDRQAMTSWAAAVAEHFGQVDGIINNAGVALSCHAGEQPREDFCWLFDINFWGVVNGTEAFLPYLQSRPQASLVNISSLFGLMSVPSQSAYNAAKFAVRGYSESLRQDLRHSNVVVTTVHPGGIQTNIARNGRHHHDLDGQPTTVAATAELFDNIARTSADAAARAIVKAMKRGQRRLLIGSDARLLDVIQRLCPAYYDRILLPLKALGDRLTRRKAESQPSTRG; this is translated from the coding sequence ATGAAACTCAATAACAAAGTCATTGCGGTAACCGGCGCGGCCTCCGGGATCGGGCGCTGTCTGGTGTCAAATCTGTTAGCCGAGGGAGCGAAGGTGGCCGCCTCGGATGTCGACCTCCAAGGCCTGGAGGGCTTGCGCCCATTGGCGCCGGAGTCTGATCTGATGCTTAGCGAGTTGGACGTCAGTGACCGCCAGGCCATGACCTCGTGGGCGGCGGCGGTGGCTGAGCACTTCGGTCAGGTCGATGGCATTATCAACAATGCCGGTGTGGCCTTGAGCTGTCACGCCGGTGAGCAGCCCAGGGAGGATTTCTGCTGGTTGTTCGATATCAATTTCTGGGGGGTAGTAAACGGCACCGAGGCATTCTTGCCCTACTTGCAATCTCGCCCTCAGGCCAGCCTGGTGAATATCTCCAGTTTGTTTGGCTTAATGTCGGTGCCCTCCCAGTCAGCTTACAACGCTGCCAAGTTTGCAGTGCGGGGCTATTCTGAATCCTTGCGCCAGGATCTGCGTCACAGCAATGTTGTTGTGACCACGGTGCACCCGGGGGGAATTCAGACCAATATCGCCCGCAACGGCCGCCATCACCACGACCTGGACGGCCAGCCGACCACGGTGGCCGCTACTGCGGAACTGTTCGACAACATTGCCCGCACCTCCGCCGATGCCGCTGCTCGTGCCATCGTCAAGGCGATGAAGCGGGGCCAGCGTCGCCTGTTGATAGGCAGTGATGCCCGGCTGCTGGATGTGATTCAGCGTCTTTGCCCGGCTTATTACGACCGTATCCTGCTACCCCTGAAGGCGCTGGGCGATCGTCTTACCCGGCGTAAGGCCGAAAGCCAGCCCTCAACCAGAGGTTGA
- a CDS encoding non-ribosomal peptide synthetase produces MDCSEAERTRTITKSSRHKEMSLDSACPTGDAGEGGNYLERGENGDAFHHAEVTYLPLAAAQRGMWVGEKIGPADAIYNLAEYAEIRGDINEALFISALGQVAAEAESTRVQIVETQDGPRQQISPYYRGDFPLVDFSDDPEPHVSAQVWMHKEFSRPLDLAADLLWRCALIKLGPQHYYWYHRVHHVVLDGYGGGLLTRRLADIYNALVAGVPVPPHSFLPLAKQLEIEQRYHESSRYQRDQQYWKQHLQGIPEAKSLSRGGERSGGLRRSSGYLDAQRVSVLKDLGQQAGGSLPQVLIALLASYYYRMSGEDDLVFGMPVSARVSREQRAIPAMMANAVSIRLALNEQTTFVDLIGQVASTVRSSLRHQQYRYEELRRDLGLLEGGRQISWFGVNIEPFDYDLHFGGHRCEMHNLSNGTVEDLTIFVYDRGNGEKLRIDLDANPALYSQAELDGHRDRLLTLIDKLMVTPEASLATLVWLGDEERRRQLRDWNDTDQALPEIDFIQLFERQAMRTPNAPAISCGEQGLTYSQLNTRANVKARQLLAQGIDSSCRVAVAMDRTCSLLVVLLAIQKTGAAYLPLDPSAPAERLAMILEEGQVDLLVSSGSLAQSLPGVACPVVTVEELLESQGMISVSNLRDAELPSPIGPSSTAYIIYTSGSTGRPKGVMISRRNLLNFLSAMRAELNISPSDKVLALTTVAFDIAALELYLPLLVGASIELVDRDVARDPAALSERILQRGVSVVQATPSHWQALVDDYPQCLSNLRALVGGEALPGPLAKKMTELTSTPVVNLYGPTETTVWSSVMTLSGADLDSPPIGRPLWNTQLHVLDGNRQLLPVGAVGELYIGGAGVAQGYFNRPELTAERFVPNPFAGGKLYRTGDLVRWREDGVLEYLGRNDFQIKVRGFRVEAGEIEAALQRCEGVRQAAVMLKQDPRGDGRLVAYLVADTNADGKQLESGTLRETLQQRLPDYMVPAMYVALDELPLNVNGKVDRKALPDPQWQARQQYVAPRTELESTLAAMWAEIFALDRVGIHDSFFDLGGDSLAAAKMVARLREQLGRQIPLAAVFQASTIAELAQQVEQHLEADPLATVLPLNSGGSGAPLFCVHPIIGLAWGFAGIGPYLDDGVPLYGLQAIGLRGEETLPQSMSEVASLYVEQLRQVQAAGPYRLLGWSMGGIIAHEMARCLREKGEEVEFLAILDAYPFAEGKPMERRSDSQLAINTLEFLGLDSSNPPDSMVSLTDRLCREYDILNMPMVRDIQQVNPAILEHVGRVLNNNVKLLRSYEPKHADVDILFVEATATSRADLLQHSPAVWQQFGRSLEVHQIDCHHQALLDPSQLTELGPLVATSLAAAEGRRQS; encoded by the coding sequence ATGGACTGCAGTGAGGCAGAAAGAACCCGTACCATCACCAAATCCTCTCGCCACAAAGAAATGTCGTTAGATTCCGCGTGCCCAACTGGCGATGCTGGAGAAGGTGGCAATTATCTAGAGCGAGGCGAGAACGGCGACGCGTTTCATCACGCTGAGGTGACGTACTTACCTCTGGCTGCGGCCCAAAGGGGAATGTGGGTCGGGGAAAAAATAGGCCCCGCCGATGCGATATACAATCTGGCTGAGTATGCCGAAATCCGCGGCGATATAAACGAAGCGCTGTTTATCTCAGCGTTGGGCCAGGTCGCGGCCGAAGCGGAGTCCACGCGGGTCCAAATCGTCGAGACCCAAGACGGACCTCGCCAGCAAATTTCTCCGTATTACCGCGGCGATTTTCCCCTGGTGGATTTTTCTGATGACCCGGAGCCACATGTATCGGCCCAGGTGTGGATGCATAAAGAGTTTAGCCGCCCCCTGGACCTCGCCGCCGACCTGTTGTGGCGCTGTGCTCTAATCAAATTGGGGCCACAACACTACTACTGGTATCACCGGGTTCATCACGTGGTACTCGACGGCTACGGTGGCGGCCTGTTGACCCGCCGCCTCGCCGATATCTACAACGCGCTGGTCGCGGGAGTACCGGTGCCGCCTCACTCATTTTTACCGCTGGCCAAACAGCTGGAGATAGAACAGCGTTATCATGAGTCGTCTCGTTACCAGCGTGACCAGCAGTACTGGAAGCAGCATTTGCAAGGCATACCCGAGGCCAAATCACTGAGTCGCGGTGGTGAGCGATCCGGCGGCCTGCGGCGGAGTAGCGGGTATCTGGATGCCCAGCGAGTCTCGGTGCTTAAAGATCTGGGACAGCAGGCTGGTGGCAGCTTGCCTCAGGTTCTGATCGCCCTGCTGGCTAGTTATTACTATCGCATGTCTGGGGAAGACGACCTGGTGTTTGGTATGCCGGTATCGGCGCGGGTTTCTCGTGAGCAGCGCGCGATACCGGCGATGATGGCCAATGCGGTGAGTATACGCCTGGCGTTGAATGAGCAGACTACTTTTGTCGATTTGATCGGGCAGGTCGCCAGCACGGTACGCAGCTCGCTCCGCCACCAGCAGTATCGCTACGAAGAACTGCGCCGCGACCTCGGGCTTTTGGAAGGGGGGCGGCAAATCTCCTGGTTTGGCGTCAATATCGAGCCCTTTGATTACGACCTTCACTTTGGTGGCCACCGCTGTGAAATGCACAACCTGTCCAATGGCACCGTGGAAGATCTGACCATTTTTGTCTATGACCGGGGTAATGGTGAAAAGCTTCGCATTGATCTCGATGCCAACCCTGCACTTTACTCGCAAGCCGAACTCGATGGACACCGAGACCGTTTGTTGACCTTGATCGACAAGTTGATGGTGACGCCGGAAGCGAGCCTGGCCACTCTGGTGTGGCTTGGCGACGAAGAGCGGCGGCGGCAACTCCGGGACTGGAACGATACCGATCAGGCCCTACCGGAGATTGACTTTATCCAGCTGTTTGAACGCCAGGCAATGCGCACACCCAATGCGCCGGCTATCAGCTGCGGCGAGCAAGGCCTGACCTACAGTCAGCTCAACACCCGCGCCAATGTAAAAGCCAGGCAGCTGCTGGCTCAAGGGATTGACTCGAGTTGCCGAGTCGCTGTGGCCATGGACCGGACCTGCTCCCTGCTCGTGGTATTGCTGGCTATCCAGAAGACTGGCGCGGCCTATTTGCCCCTGGATCCCTCTGCACCAGCCGAGCGATTGGCGATGATCCTCGAAGAGGGCCAAGTTGATTTACTGGTGAGTTCCGGGAGTTTGGCGCAAAGTTTACCCGGCGTGGCCTGCCCGGTAGTGACGGTGGAGGAACTGCTGGAATCCCAGGGCATGATCAGCGTTAGCAACCTGCGCGATGCAGAGCTGCCGTCACCGATAGGTCCTTCTTCTACTGCCTATATCATATATACCTCTGGATCGACTGGGCGGCCCAAAGGCGTGATGATCAGCCGTCGCAATTTATTGAACTTCCTATCTGCGATGCGGGCAGAGTTAAACATTTCACCTTCAGACAAGGTGCTGGCGCTGACCACGGTCGCCTTTGATATCGCAGCCTTGGAGCTGTATTTACCTCTATTGGTTGGGGCCTCGATTGAACTGGTTGATCGTGATGTGGCCCGGGACCCCGCGGCACTGTCGGAGCGCATACTGCAACGAGGGGTTAGTGTAGTACAAGCGACCCCATCCCACTGGCAGGCATTGGTGGATGATTATCCCCAGTGTCTAAGCAATTTGCGGGCTTTGGTGGGGGGCGAGGCGTTGCCTGGACCGCTGGCTAAAAAAATGACCGAGCTGACGTCCACACCAGTGGTGAACCTGTATGGCCCCACTGAAACTACCGTGTGGTCAAGCGTCATGACTCTGAGCGGCGCGGATCTCGATTCGCCGCCCATTGGTCGACCGCTGTGGAATACACAGCTGCATGTTTTGGACGGCAACCGCCAGTTGCTGCCCGTTGGCGCAGTCGGGGAACTGTACATCGGTGGTGCCGGTGTGGCCCAAGGTTATTTTAATCGCCCGGAACTGACAGCGGAGCGCTTTGTTCCCAATCCCTTTGCTGGAGGGAAGCTTTACCGCACCGGTGACCTGGTGCGCTGGCGTGAGGATGGTGTGCTGGAATATCTGGGGCGCAATGATTTCCAGATTAAAGTTCGCGGCTTCAGGGTGGAAGCCGGAGAGATCGAAGCCGCTCTGCAGCGTTGTGAGGGCGTTCGGCAGGCGGCAGTAATGCTGAAGCAAGATCCCCGTGGCGACGGTCGGCTGGTGGCCTACCTGGTCGCGGATACTAATGCTGATGGAAAGCAACTGGAGTCAGGGACGTTGCGGGAAACGCTCCAGCAGCGATTGCCGGATTACATGGTGCCCGCCATGTATGTTGCGCTGGATGAGTTGCCGCTGAATGTTAACGGCAAGGTGGATCGCAAGGCGCTGCCCGATCCCCAGTGGCAGGCGCGTCAGCAGTACGTGGCGCCCCGCACTGAGTTGGAATCGACCCTGGCGGCGATGTGGGCAGAGATCTTTGCACTGGACCGGGTTGGCATCCATGACAGTTTCTTCGATCTGGGCGGGGATTCCCTGGCGGCGGCAAAAATGGTGGCGCGCTTGCGGGAACAACTGGGGCGGCAAATTCCCCTGGCTGCAGTCTTTCAGGCCAGTACGATTGCCGAGTTAGCCCAGCAGGTAGAACAGCACCTGGAGGCCGATCCACTGGCTACGGTGCTGCCACTAAATAGTGGCGGTAGTGGTGCTCCGCTATTCTGCGTGCATCCCATCATCGGCCTGGCATGGGGCTTTGCCGGCATAGGTCCCTACCTAGACGACGGCGTACCGCTCTACGGTTTACAGGCGATTGGTTTGCGGGGCGAGGAGACATTGCCGCAGAGTATGAGCGAGGTGGCGAGCTTGTACGTGGAGCAACTGCGGCAAGTTCAAGCCGCCGGTCCCTACCGTTTATTGGGTTGGTCCATGGGCGGCATAATTGCCCATGAAATGGCTCGATGTCTCCGAGAGAAAGGTGAAGAGGTAGAGTTCCTGGCGATACTGGATGCCTATCCCTTTGCCGAGGGCAAGCCCATGGAGCGGCGCAGCGATTCCCAGCTGGCCATCAATACCCTGGAGTTCCTCGGTTTGGACAGCAGTAATCCGCCGGACTCAATGGTGAGTCTGACGGATAGATTATGCCGTGAATACGATATTCTCAATATGCCCATGGTGAGGGATATTCAGCAGGTTAACCCCGCGATACTGGAACATGTCGGTCGGGTGCTGAACAACAATGTAAAACTGCTGCGCAGCTACGAGCCCAAACACGCCGATGTCGACATACTGTTTGTCGAGGCGACGGCAACCTCCAGAGCGGATTTATTGCAGCACAGCCCCGCCGTGTGGCAGCAGTTTGGGCGTTCCCTGGAAGTTCACCAGATAGATTGCCATCACCAGGCGCTGCTCGATCCGTCCCAGTTGACCGAGCTGGGACCATTGGTAGCCACGTCCCTGGCTGCGGCGGAAGGCCGTCGACAATCATGA
- the folE gene encoding GTP cyclohydrolase I FolE, whose protein sequence is MPNKTVEECIRTILATADDPQREGLLDTPKRAAKAFEFLTQGYRQDLDEVVNNAIFSSDNSEMIIVQDIELYSMCEHHILPFVGKCHVAYIPNGKVIGLSKVARIVDVFARRLQIQENLTTQIANAVMELTGAEGVGVIIEAKHFCMMMRGVEKQNSKMKTSTMLGVFRDNPVTRHEFLSLIKE, encoded by the coding sequence ATGCCGAATAAAACTGTAGAAGAGTGTATAAGAACCATCCTGGCCACTGCCGATGACCCCCAGCGGGAGGGCTTGCTGGATACCCCCAAGCGGGCCGCCAAGGCTTTTGAGTTTTTAACCCAGGGTTACCGGCAAGACTTGGACGAGGTGGTGAACAACGCGATATTCAGCAGCGATAACAGCGAGATGATTATCGTGCAGGATATCGAGCTGTACTCCATGTGCGAACACCATATCCTGCCCTTCGTGGGTAAGTGCCATGTGGCCTATATCCCCAATGGCAAGGTGATTGGCTTATCCAAGGTGGCGCGGATTGTCGATGTGTTTGCCCGGCGTCTGCAGATTCAAGAAAACCTCACCACTCAGATAGCCAATGCAGTGATGGAGTTGACCGGCGCCGAAGGTGTCGGGGTCATTATCGAGGCCAAGCACTTCTGCATGATGATGCGGGGCGTGGAAAAACAGAATTCCAAGATGAAGACCTCCACTATGCTGGGGGTCTTCCGGGACAACCCGGTCACCCGCCACGAGTTCCTGTCGCTGATCAAAGAATAA
- a CDS encoding queuosine precursor transporter yields the protein MIDDIVDKRSIKLFIILGGFFVANALIAEFIGVKIFSLERSLGMEPLSLNLLGVDNLAFNLTAGVLLWPVVFVLTDIINEYYGQRGVRLLSYLAVALILYAFVMFYVGIHLTPADFWPQSHIDPSLPETSQQAIRDKVSDYDYAYKLVFGQGLWIIIGSLVAFLIGQLIDVAVFHRVKQATGERFIWLRATGSTLVSQFIDSFVVLFIAFYLGADWGLSLVLAIGVVNYIYKFTMALVLTPVIYGAHALIEGYLGAELAADMKRRAAA from the coding sequence ATGATTGACGATATCGTCGATAAACGCTCGATAAAGCTCTTCATTATTCTCGGCGGCTTTTTTGTCGCCAATGCGCTGATTGCCGAGTTTATTGGCGTTAAGATTTTTTCCCTGGAGCGCAGCTTGGGCATGGAGCCCCTCTCCCTCAATCTACTGGGGGTCGACAACCTGGCCTTCAATCTCACGGCCGGCGTACTGCTTTGGCCAGTGGTGTTTGTGCTTACCGACATTATCAACGAGTATTATGGCCAGCGCGGTGTCCGCTTGCTGTCCTACCTGGCGGTAGCGCTGATTCTTTATGCCTTTGTGATGTTCTACGTCGGCATCCACCTTACCCCCGCCGACTTCTGGCCCCAGTCCCATATCGACCCGAGCCTGCCGGAAACCAGCCAGCAGGCCATTCGCGATAAGGTCAGCGACTACGATTACGCATACAAGTTGGTTTTCGGCCAGGGGCTGTGGATCATCATCGGATCGCTGGTGGCGTTTTTGATCGGTCAACTTATCGATGTCGCGGTATTTCACCGGGTAAAGCAGGCCACAGGAGAGCGATTTATCTGGTTGCGGGCCACCGGCTCGACCCTGGTCAGCCAGTTTATCGACAGTTTTGTGGTGCTGTTTATCGCCTTTTACTTGGGCGCAGACTGGGGGCTGTCGCTGGTACTGGCAATCGGTGTGGTGAATTACATCTACAAATTCACCATGGCCTTAGTGCTCACGCCAGTCATCTACGGCGCCCATGCGTTGATCGAGGGATATCTGGGCGCTGAGCTTGCCGCCGACATGAAACGCCGGGCGGCCGCATAG
- the ung gene encoding uracil-DNA glycosylase → MADTDQHNPIQLEPGWLAELQAQFEQPYMAELRSFLAQRRQQGAIIYPRPSHWFAALNSTPFDQVKVVILGQDPYHGPGQAHGLCFSVQPGVPAPPSLVNIYKELASDLGIPPANHGYLQSWADQGVLLLNSVLTVEQGQAGAHQGRGWETFTDAAITALNQDLEGLVFLLWGAHAQKKGKVIDPARHKVLKAPHPSPLSAHRGFLGCRHFSQTNDYLAARGVAPINWQLPAL, encoded by the coding sequence GTGGCCGATACCGACCAACACAATCCAATCCAACTGGAGCCCGGCTGGCTGGCAGAGTTGCAGGCCCAGTTTGAGCAGCCCTACATGGCCGAGCTGCGGTCCTTTTTAGCCCAGCGCCGGCAACAGGGGGCAATCATATATCCCCGCCCCAGCCATTGGTTTGCAGCGCTCAACTCCACGCCCTTTGATCAGGTAAAAGTGGTGATCCTGGGGCAGGATCCCTACCACGGGCCGGGGCAGGCTCACGGCCTGTGTTTCTCGGTGCAACCCGGTGTGCCGGCACCGCCTTCGCTGGTGAACATCTACAAGGAGTTGGCGTCCGATTTGGGTATCCCCCCTGCCAATCACGGTTATCTGCAATCCTGGGCCGACCAGGGCGTATTGCTGCTCAACAGCGTGCTAACGGTAGAGCAGGGGCAGGCCGGGGCCCATCAGGGGCGCGGTTGGGAAACCTTTACCGACGCCGCCATCACCGCGCTGAACCAGGATCTCGAGGGGCTGGTGTTTTTGCTGTGGGGGGCGCACGCGCAGAAAAAGGGTAAAGTCATCGACCCCGCTCGACACAAAGTATTAAAGGCCCCGCACCCCTCGCCGTTGTCGGCGCATCGGGGCTTTTTGGGCTGTCGCCACTTCTCGCAAACCAACGATTATTTGGCCGCTCGAGGTGTCGCTCCTATTAATTGGCAACTGCCGGCGCTTTGA
- a CDS encoding YgfZ/GcvT domain-containing protein translates to MSSFSDYLAKHHPGSHSDNSGFWYPGASTQGGATLTYLGQYDFLSLQGPDSRTFLQGQTTCDWRQLGIQQASWGSYCNIKGRMMASFIGGFLADDHILLRMRRDIAADTRDTLAKYIVFSKAEIDYQPGRWLALGLSGSDARSLLASLGLAEPGAYMAQSISSSAAQSAPGHALAVQLDQAGERFEIWLDADAAESAWQTLSDRTTLCSGEDWQRDNIRAGLADICAATRDEFLPQMLHYQLIGGLSFKKGCYTGQEVVARMHYRGSLKRRLYRGQYSGEVQVAEGERLFAEGSQSVGQIVHRAHGPEGTEVLVALTKTSAKAPDTLRSEGGVSGLELQPLPYALPEDDGDAAEDSA, encoded by the coding sequence ATGAGCAGCTTTAGCGACTATCTGGCCAAACACCACCCCGGCAGCCACAGCGACAATAGCGGCTTCTGGTACCCTGGCGCGTCAACCCAGGGCGGCGCCACCCTGACTTATCTCGGCCAGTACGATTTTCTGAGCCTTCAGGGCCCGGACAGCCGGACCTTTTTGCAGGGGCAAACCACCTGCGACTGGCGACAGCTCGGCATCCAGCAGGCCAGCTGGGGCAGTTACTGCAATATTAAAGGGCGGATGATGGCCAGCTTTATCGGCGGCTTTCTGGCCGATGACCACATTCTGCTGCGTATGCGGCGGGATATCGCCGCCGACACCCGGGACACACTGGCCAAATATATTGTGTTCTCCAAAGCAGAAATCGACTACCAACCCGGGCGCTGGCTGGCGCTGGGCTTGTCTGGCAGCGACGCCAGGTCATTGCTGGCGAGTCTGGGGCTTGCCGAACCCGGCGCCTATATGGCGCAGAGCATCAGTTCATCTGCAGCTCAAAGCGCCCCAGGCCACGCTCTGGCCGTGCAACTCGACCAAGCCGGAGAGCGTTTTGAAATTTGGCTGGACGCAGACGCCGCGGAATCGGCGTGGCAAACCCTGAGTGACCGCACCACGCTATGCAGTGGCGAAGACTGGCAGCGCGACAATATCCGCGCCGGCCTGGCCGATATCTGCGCCGCCACCCGGGACGAGTTCTTGCCGCAAATGCTGCACTACCAGCTCATTGGTGGCCTGAGTTTCAAGAAAGGCTGCTACACCGGTCAGGAGGTGGTGGCCCGTATGCACTACCGGGGCTCCCTGAAACGGCGGTTATACCGGGGGCAATATAGCGGCGAGGTCCAAGTGGCTGAGGGAGAGCGGCTCTTCGCCGAAGGCAGCCAGAGTGTCGGCCAAATAGTGCACCGCGCCCATGGCCCGGAGGGTACCGAGGTGTTGGTCGCCCTGACCAAAACCAGCGCCAAAGCACCGGATACCCTGCGCAGCGAGGGGGGCGTTAGCGGGCTAGAGTTGCAGCCCCTCCCCTATGCGCTGCCAGAGGATGACGGCGACGCGGCCGAAGACAGCGCTTGA
- a CDS encoding sulfotransferase, with protein sequence MQLPIDPKFPDKDEDAALLPSLADQPVRPVFIMGLHRSGTTFLYDSLSRSFPLAHLTLYHLFYFDRLLANHQQHLADVDRQRLDECLRALGIADRHIDQTAVGANEVEEYGFLLRLKSGSFHLSDNNRHIFSILCQKLLAVEPGCSAVLLKNPWDIGNGKWMAEHFPQARFVYISREPIAVLNSALNAVMAYLDGPQPYLELLLGQGRGRKGYRLGYWVWKLARSLRRLIGQRAMSLLLRPILARQVARQIAAYRNEVAAMPSGKAVEVDYQALVNDPRGTIQRLQPLLDLPLLEGIDELEPRQRHNANPALKHYQQQLESLIRKAETA encoded by the coding sequence GTGCAACTGCCCATCGACCCCAAGTTCCCTGACAAGGATGAAGATGCAGCGTTGCTGCCGAGCCTCGCTGATCAGCCAGTCAGGCCGGTATTTATTATGGGCCTGCACCGCTCGGGTACGACCTTTTTGTACGACAGCCTATCCCGCTCTTTTCCCCTGGCGCATCTTACTCTCTATCATCTGTTTTATTTCGACCGCTTGCTCGCCAATCACCAGCAGCACCTGGCGGATGTCGACCGCCAACGATTGGATGAGTGTTTGCGCGCGCTGGGGATTGCGGATCGCCATATTGATCAAACTGCAGTCGGTGCAAACGAAGTGGAAGAATATGGTTTTCTGCTGCGATTGAAGTCCGGCTCATTTCACTTGTCGGACAACAATCGACACATTTTTTCAATTTTGTGCCAAAAATTGTTAGCGGTGGAGCCAGGCTGCAGCGCCGTCCTGCTTAAAAACCCATGGGATATCGGCAACGGCAAATGGATGGCGGAGCACTTTCCGCAGGCGCGCTTTGTGTACATCAGTCGCGAGCCAATTGCAGTGTTAAATAGCGCGCTCAATGCTGTCATGGCTTATCTGGACGGCCCGCAACCCTATCTGGAACTACTGCTGGGGCAGGGGCGCGGACGAAAAGGCTATCGGCTTGGCTACTGGGTCTGGAAGTTGGCACGAAGTCTGCGAAGGCTCATTGGACAACGGGCTATGTCATTGCTGTTGCGCCCCATTTTGGCCAGACAGGTTGCCAGGCAAATTGCAGCGTACCGCAATGAGGTGGCTGCAATGCCATCTGGTAAAGCAGTGGAGGTCGATTATCAAGCGCTGGTGAACGACCCCCGTGGCACGATACAAAGGCTGCAGCCACTATTGGATCTGCCTCTTCTCGAGGGCATTGACGAGCTGGAGCCTCGCCAGCGCCACAATGCCAATCCCGCCTTAAAGCATTATCAACAACAGCTTGAATCGCTGATCCGCAAAGCTGAGACAGCTTAA
- a CDS encoding succinate dehydrogenase assembly factor 2, which translates to MYTENEIKRIYWGCRRGMLELDLVMVPFFEQRFRQLAERDQQRFVRLLECEDTQLFQWFLGKEQPEDADLAAIVEAINAFSKGTAP; encoded by the coding sequence ATGTACACAGAAAACGAGATCAAGCGAATCTATTGGGGTTGCCGCCGGGGCATGCTGGAGTTGGATCTGGTCATGGTGCCGTTTTTTGAGCAACGTTTCAGGCAGTTGGCCGAGCGTGACCAGCAGCGCTTTGTGCGCCTGTTGGAATGCGAGGATACCCAGCTGTTTCAATGGTTTCTGGGTAAAGAGCAGCCCGAGGACGCCGATCTAGCTGCCATCGTCGAGGCCATTAATGCCTTCTCCAAGGGCACTGCACCCTAA